CCCCCATCACTCCCACGCTCCTGATTGTGGGTAAAACGGCAAAGTACTGCCAGATATTCTCTTGCAGCCCGGCTTTTCCGACCTCCTCCCGGACAACGGCATCAGCTTCCCTCAGTATTTCCAGTTTCTCCTCCGTCACTTCGCCGATGACGCGAATGGCCAGGCCCGGACCGGGAAACGGCTGGCGAGCAACGATTTCTTCCGGCAGCCCCAGTTCACGCCCAACCTGTCGCACCTCATCCTTGAATAAAAGCCTCAAGGGCTCGAGCAGCCTGAATTTCATGTCGCGCGGAAGACCCCCCACGTTATGGTGGGTCTTGATTGTCGCCGCCGTGCTGGTCCCGCTTTCAATGACATCGGGATAAAGAGTACCCTGAACAAGGAACTGGATGTTTCCCAGCTTGGCGGCTTCCTCTTCGAAGACACGGATAAACTCATTGCCGATGATGACGCGTTTCTTTTCCGGGTCGCTTATTCCTTTTATTTTGTTTAAGAAACGCTGCCCCGCCTCCACAAAAACCAGGTTTATGCCAAATTTTCCGCTAAAAGTATCCCTGACCTGCTCCGATTCGCCCTTACGCATAAAGCCGTGGTCCACGTAAACGCAGGTTAACCGGTCCCCTACGGCCTTGTGGACCAGGACCGCCGCCACAGACGAGTCCACCCCCCCGCTTAAGGCGCACAGGACTTTTTCACGGCCCGTCTCTTTTTTAATTTTTTCTACCTGTTCTTTGATAAATGAACCCATGGACCACTCGCCCTGGCAGCGGCAGATGTCATAAAGAAAACGGCTCAGTATTTCCATGCCGTACTCGGTATGCCTCACCTCAGGATGGAACTGCACTCCGTACAATTTTTTTTCGTTGTGGGCAAAAGCGGCATATGGAGTGTCGGCAGTCCGGGCGCATGAGACAAAGCCTCCAGGCATGCCAGCCACAAAATCTCCATGGCTCATCCAGCACCGCTGTTTCCCGGCAAGACCGCGAAAGAGGGGGGTTTCTGTGTTTACCTCAACAACCGCTCTTCCGTACTCGCGCTTGCCGGCTCTTTTCACTTCTCCTTTGAAAAGATGGGCAATGAGCTGCATACCGTAGCAAATGCCCAGGATTGGTATACCCAGTTCGAAAAGCCCAGGGTCCACCTGGGGAGCAT
The sequence above is a segment of the Peptococcaceae bacterium genome. Coding sequences within it:
- the guaA gene encoding glutamine-hydrolyzing GMP synthase, which codes for MLQEHETVLVLDFGGQYNQLIARRVRELHVYSEMIPYHTPLDEIKARKPKGIIFSGGPASVYAENAPQVDPGLFELGIPILGICYGMQLIAHLFKGEVKRAGKREYGRAVVEVNTETPLFRGLAGKQRCWMSHGDFVAGMPGGFVSCARTADTPYAAFAHNEKKLYGVQFHPEVRHTEYGMEILSRFLYDICRCQGEWSMGSFIKEQVEKIKKETGREKVLCALSGGVDSSVAAVLVHKAVGDRLTCVYVDHGFMRKGESEQVRDTFSGKFGINLVFVEAGQRFLNKIKGISDPEKKRVIIGNEFIRVFEEEAAKLGNIQFLVQGTLYPDVIESGTSTAATIKTHHNVGGLPRDMKFRLLEPLRLLFKDEVRQVGRELGLPEEIVARQPFPGPGLAIRVIGEVTEEKLEILREADAVVREEVGKAGLQENIWQYFAVLPTIRSVGVMGDERTYAYPIVLRAVTSDDAMTADWARLPYDLLERISNRIVNEVPHVNRVVYDITSKPPATIEWE